CCTTAAACTGATTATCTGACTTTATGACAGCTTAGTATCAGAAAATGACACATGCGCACCGATGAAGTTCTTCCAGGAGAGGGAGCTCTCGGCCTGTTTCCAGTTGGCGGGCCAGGCCATCAGCACTGCATTGTGCTTCATGCCACCCAAGCCTGCAGACTGGATCAGGTGAGAGAAACCATCCCGCTGGTTAGAGGACACCACCACATGACAGAAACCCTTTGTTTTCTCCTTTGCCATGGCTGCTTTGATATtctgtgaaaaagaaaaaacaaaacagggtAATGTTAGTAAGTTAACATTATGTTGAATAATTTTTAGTTTGACATAAGTATGGTAAATACAATATGTACTGGGACataagctgaaataaataaaaatgctgttaGAAAGGCAACATATGTGTCTATATTTAATCACTACTAATCCTTGAACTGTAtttaacaaaatgacaaaattgacTACAGTGTAGATTAAAAATTATAGTAAGGTGAGGAATCTAAAAGGGAATTTGTTTCATGACTGTCATACAATGTCACCATAAGCCATAAACTTATTACAAGGACTTTCACTCTTGAGCAATCTGCAGTTAAGTGTCTTTCTCAAGGGCACGATGGCCATGGCTTATTTTTTGCAAGGTTTGAGCCAGCAACCTTCTGTAAGCCAAACCAGAGTAACCACACATAAACTGTGAGATTTCTATGTGAATTCTATACTATACTGTTATATATTATAAGCCCTAAATTGCCTAATTTGACAACATAAAATATTGCCAGCATTTTCAAATGGGGCCATTGTAGCTGTGTAGAAAAgccctttttgtttgttttactttttaacattacctacattttttcttctgtatATACAATGAAAAACCTCAACATTTAGTggtgcatttattattttcttatggTTGTAAGCTGTTCTGAAGtgcaaggtaaaaaaaaaaactatgcctaaaattggaaaaaatacataattcattattattagtagtagcagTAACAGTAGTATGTTTTAACTCTAATTATAACAATCAAGACAGATCTATATtactgttgtaaattacaagtatactgtaaaataaaaaaaataaaaaaataattttaataatgcaccgtgtgtttcatttatgaacCACTGTTTGGGAAACCCAGGAATACGCAATAACCTCAAAGAATGCTATTGAGTTGTCAAAGCCAAAAACAAATTGGCTTTGCTATCAAAGCCAAAGAGGCTTGGCTTTAACTGTATGCCTTCACCTTTTCAGAGAGCTTTGCATCTGCATCACGAGCCATGTAGGTGCCCTCCAGCACTGAGCAGACGATGGTCAGGCCTTTCCCAGCCTTCAGCTGCGAGGTAAAGGAGAGCAGACGTGGATGTTTTACCCCCAAGTCAGAGTCCAACTTTAGAGCACCAGCAGCTGAGGTCTGGAAGATgagttacatttgaaatatttgcCTTAGATTCTGTCAAGTATGAAGAAGCTTATACAGCACTGGATTCTTCTGGATGCTCACCTCCAGTTCTTGGTGTGAGGTGGCGCCTCCTCCAATTTTATTAGGGCATATTGAGCTGCATTAAGGGATAATCCTCGAATCCCGTCTCCCCATTCCTTCTCTGCCCTGAGGTGAAATAAAATAGGGagttaatataaaacattttgctttAAAACACTATGAATAAGACAAACTCTTGCTTACCCTCTGTATTCAATGTACTTGTAGATGCATCCAGAAAACAGAATGACAACCAAAGCATAGTACCAAGATGAGACGAACATGAGTGACAGACTCAGGCTCATCCCAAGAAAAGAGAGGGACCTGCAGACATTTAAACAAATCCAATGGTGCATTTAATGGTAGTTCACACAATCAAACATTAACTCAGACTGGTCCATTCTACCTCGATTTACATGCAGATGGAATTAAATAGGCATTACACTACACTTGTTTGGTTAATGAAAAACCAATGTCCATGTAACAGCATGAATTTGTAAGCATGTAGGACAACAAAATGTGCCCTTCCCACAAAGCTGTTGCTTGTTGAGAAAAACTGTTACCAATGTTGTTTGGGTTCCTTGCTGCTTTTATTATTGAATTGACCGTATGACATTGTTGGATGCAAACTGGGGCCGGTTAAATAAAGTTCTTAGACAAGTCTTAAAAAGTTAgccatttctttttctttctttttttcaaggcggtcataactttttaaagtaagTTTCAAAAAGGTAGTTGGTCACACTAGTTAAGACAGACAGTCTTAACATAGTGGCtttgtttatgcaactggcccctgaactgaactgaaatgaTGACAACACTGTTTTCTACAGTACTCCTTTAAAGTTTAATTGATCTACTTTCATAACTGATGATCTTTACACAGTTATTGAAtggaactgaatcaacactgaactgacctCAACTGAACAACGACACTATTGTTTTtcttagagctgctttacagcagaattgatCTCTGTTTGCACTTTTGaatcattatttttctatttatccttataaagctgctttgaagtaatctgtattgtataaagagctgtataaataatggtgacttgacttgttgCTCTAATAATCATAAAGTGTTACTTACCAGTGGTAGAACTTGAATCTTGGCCTCCAATTCGGGGTGCGTAGAAGTGTTTGGACAGCACAAGCCAAGTTTACAAAGAGGTAACACATCAAGAAAAACCTGCAAAGTAGAAATTGGAAgcaggattattatagttaactacaactacaactaaaactaaaaccatacaaaacattttgtcaattgaaataaaataaatgttaactgattttctttcatttagtttaaattatacaaaaattcaccaaaataactaaatctaaaactgaaataaaaatggataaaaacTACACTACACCAGCCaaagatttttgtgatttttattattttttaacagttctatgtacactaccagtcaaaagtttttgaacagtaagatttttaatgttttttaaagaatgttcttctgctcaccaagcctgtgtttatttgatccaaaataagcagtaatattgtgaaatattactactatttaaaataaatgctttctatttgaatatattttaaaatgtaatttattcctgtgatcaaagctaaattttcaacatcattactccagtcttcagtgtcacatgatccttaagaaatccttctaatatgctgatttactgttCAATAaacctttttattattattattattattattatcaatatttaaaacagttcagtaaatttttcaggattccttgatgaatataaagatcagcatttatctgaaataaaaaaatatttctaacattatacactataccattcaaaaccTTGGAgtcgctatatatatatatatataattggttTTTGGGATGTtcagctgttttcttttttttttatagcagcaaatcagaatattacaatgatttctgaaggatcatgtgactggagtagtgatgctaaaaattcagctttgaaatcacaggaataaattacattgtaaaatatattcaaatagaaaacagttcatttaaatagtaaaagtattgtaaaagtaaaagtatgttattgtttttgctgtactttggatcaattaaattcaggcttggtgagcagaagagacttttataaaaaaaaacaaaaaaaacattaaaaaccttttgactggtagtgtacatagaactgttaaaaaaataataaaaaacacaaaaatcagACAACAAAATTAGTAAAGCTTTAgcaaaatttataataaaacagacAATACTTTAAATTCAAACtattaactaaaaccataatagtatctcaaaatatttaagTAACACTGATTGAAACACTGCAGGTGATGACCACAAATACAGTCAGGCACAATTATAGTACAAAATTTCACTGatacacattttataatattcataaaattataaatatttttaaaaatagtgttAATAAtaagtgttaaaaataaaaattacttatgTTTAACtgtaaatctgttcatcataaaaAAATCTCTACTGTTACAATTTGTTTAGAAGCTAAATTGATATTTGTGCAATAGTGTGTAACACTATGTGTAAATGCCATTAAGTCATTAGGTGATTGcatctgaaatatatttaagcACTTAAATTAGTCAATTtcaatgcaatgcaattttgcattgtttacattttgcatttttatagattttactCCCTTAATctgtgcaaagaaaaaaaaaagattctgtcTGGGTCTAGTTATGTCACAAAGTAAAGATGTGAAAGCAAGGAGAACACACTCACATAGAGAGGATGGGAGCAACATGATCCAGGGAACCAATGAGGATCCCAATCTCACAGATCGCTGCAGTTAGGAGTAAGGCCCAGGTTGGCTCACCATTAGGTTTGCTACGACCAAACACCTACCAGAAAGAAGTAGGCCATGTTAGTCTTCATAGTCAAGAGCTTTGCACACTGTCATTTCTGtctttctatatattttttgtaagtaAGAACAATTCAAACAGACCAGTGCCTCAGGACATGTAAATGTGCCTTTATCTAATCACAAAGGGAAGCCAGGGCATGTTGTTACCTGTAAGAATGGCATGATGCCATCTCGAGCTATAGCCTGAAGGATCCTAGGAGCACCGGTGAGGCTCTGTAGCCCCGCCCCACAACAGGAGAAAAATGAGCCAATCACAATCACCCAAGAAGATGGCCAAGCTAGTGTTGCAACAGCTAGAGTCCCTTTAACTGACTCGCCATACCTATTACGAAAGCGAGCATGTAAAAACAGAAAGAATGTATTAAATCTGTGACCGCAGGTCTTATCTGAACTGATTTAGAAAGCATTTTTGTAAACCAGATATTACCAAACAGCACTTACTTGTCTCGCAGTGCCACACCTTCAATACATGCTCCAAATAACACCACACAGGAAAGGTCTGATTAGCATAATTAAGGTATTCATCTGACCTGacaaataattcattaaaaaattgtttacaaaaccaactgctttaaattatttCCCTAGAGGCTTCTTTTTTTGCAGACAAAGATACAGATAATGGAGGTGGTTGCAATAGCCATAATGGTACCAGTGGGAATAGATCTCTGAGGGTCTCTAAGATCTCCAGACCTGTTCGACCCAGCCATGATTCCTGTGAAAATCAGAGAGattcttttaaaacacttttcccACAGCAAATAGTTTAACTGAACTTTTCAATATTGTTGTTCGTTTTTAAACCACATCGGGTTTTTTTAGTAGTGAAGCTATTTGATGTATTAGGCACAATGTCTTTCAATAcattaacaatattttacacAGTGTTACACAGAATCTTTCTTTTGACTTGGGTACTTATAAAAATCAGCCAAGTGTGTTAGAAAAATGCTCTTGAAATAGTTTGCAATTCCATCTGAATCATTCACACAGATCAATCACACTTTGAATCATTTGAAGAGGTTTCTCTCTGTATAAAACCTGACACCAAAAGACCAAAAAGAGCACTCAGTGAAGTGAATGTTTACTCACAATCCACTGAAACCAAACCTGCAGGTGAATCATCTCTTTTGTAAGCAAAAtaggttataaaaaaaaaaaaaaaaagttctgtttTTAGTCATTTGTTGCCAAAACAGtatcaaaaaactaaaaacacatGGAAGCACAAGTAACATTGTGAAGGGCTCACAATTTTGCAATTTTCGGCTTTCATAAacagaattgtttttacataaacaaatgGAAAAGACACTGTAACTATAAACTAAATTGTCTATTTCAGACGCTGTCACACCCTACAACCTTATCATCTgcacagagaaactgccactaATGATGGACTTAAAGAggattgtaaatatatttcactGGAACTTGGTCTTCATTAAATCCACTTTCAGTTTCTGTTCTGAGTTTTACtactttatgcatttatttgcgTTCAACAGCAATTGTTATTTATGTATTCAGCTAATATAACTCTTGTTAGAGCACTGACATTTTTGCTACAATTTCATgtcagtaaaaaaacaaaagcacctaaatgacacaatttttttttttttttatgtaaagccTACAAAATATTATGAAACCAGGCagatgtaaatgaaaatgtagGCCTTTCAGTCACTTTTCATGCTTCATGTGACTGTAGAGTTGTTGTAATAATatggtgatttttgtcattttggatcTTGAAAATCCCACATTCCATTTAATTATACTGAAATTCACCAGTACTGCAAAAATTCACCTTTctgcacaaaaaaagaaagtcatacaggtttgaaatacCTGTAACTGAAGGGAAGTAGATTCCAACCAGAAGGGTGAAGAAGGTACTGATGTCATTGAGGACATAAATTGGAACGTCATTGGAGTTATCTGAAGCTCGTTCTGAACTCTGCCCCTCCTTCTCCACTATCGTCTTGTATTGTCCATAGTGTCCCCACATGTTATCTAGGAGAAACATTAACACTTAgtaaaacactgagcaacctAAATTGAAGTCTTTGTGAAAAAGCATCagacaaaaaatacaaacaaaccgACTATTTAAATTTGTTATCATCATGAAAACTAATTTGAAGTTAAATGAGATTTATATAGCTTGCTGTGTAATTTTATTTGACTGTTCACCTGATATGACCCCGCTGAGCAAGCCAGGAACAGCTTGAATCTCTGTTAAATTGTTAAGGGTGAAGTATTCATCACATGTTTCATTTTCAATGCCACCTTTACAAAAAAGCTTCCATAGTTGGGTGGGGGTGGTTACGTTGTTGATGAGATCTGTCTTTAGACACTTGTCAAACCCAGAATTTTGCAAGGTGCGGTTGCCTAGCAGACAAATTCTGTTGATGTACAAAAGAGACCAGAAATGTAATTGTGTTCAAATAATATGCTCCATCATATTCAATATAAcgtaaacatttaaacattgtaaATTAAGCTATAGCAAATTTTAAGCCGTAGGCTTTTCTAgacccaaaataaataaataaattacaataaaataaaaaaatgaagtgtCCAGAAACTTGCAGATGCAGTTTTGTTGTAATGTCACGCCATGTAGCCCAGGCCACAATGGCCGAAGTACCGATGTGGAGGGTTAGAATCacatataatttaatcatatataatttgtatataaCATCACGGGCATCATGAGAATTTGTTACATTGCTTCCTGTTAGTGGGACAATTTTGCCCTCCACTGTGctgctttttgttgtttttgttgctttttATAATGTGAACAATATAAGATTTACTTTAACAATATATGTTTTTTAAGACTAATTCCATGTCATGTTTCCGACTTGAATGTGAGACATAATAATTTGTACACTTGAACTCAGCGTAATGTTTTATGCTGTGTGAAGTTTAAATGTCCATGTAAAAAATTACAGCAACACTCACTGAGAATTGGGAGGCTTGATGGCAGATTGGATGACCCCTGCATAGATGGCCATAATTGACAGCATTACACAGGACAGGAAGACCAAAGCCATCTTGTTGACATATTTCACTCCAACAAACACTACCAGAGTCATGATAACTAAACAGCATGTTCCATAAATGCGCATGTTATTTTGCATTCCAGTTGGCTCTCCAGGCTCTGTTTTAAACACAGCAGCATTGGGCATTATGTATATCTGTAACAGTgaatgaaagagagaaagggTTATTGTTATCATACTGAGGATCCATAAGTTAATGTGATTTTTGAGGTTATGTCTAGGGCAAGTTAATGACAGAATCTGCTGACTCGTGTTAGTTCAGTGCTGACACGAGCTATTCTGTAGTGCTGAATAAgtactgtttttgtttgcaaGAAATTGTTAATGTTGGTCTGTAAGTTTTGACTCACCAAAAAAATTTCCATGGTTCCTAGTATGTACATAGAACCTGCAAATGTGGTGCCCAGGTAGAAACACAAACCCACTGCTCCTCCAAACTCTGGGCCTAATGCTCTGGAGATCATGTAGTATGAACCACCAGCTAAAGCGGGATAAGAAGAGAATCAAGTTGACTTAAAACAAATATGGAATATAGAAAAGAGTGATATAACAGATTAAAATCATACCAGGCACTACACCATTAGTTGCAATGGCACTCATTGAAATTGCAGTCAGCATTGTCTAGAGATAAGAAAAAGGCAGATGcaaaacagatttatttatattaacaaaatactaaatattttgttaaatatgagTGGAAAATATATGATCAAAAAAGGCTATAAGAATACCTCATATAGCCAAATGTGTATAGAAACAAAAAGACAAACCTGTATATATGGCTTGTTTCAGGGTTAATATAGtcttgaattttttatttagtttttatttctacTGGCAATTAGTTTTTTCAATTAACTTGATTTTTTGTTAGAGTTCACCTTTAGTTTTAATTGTTGCAGAGCTTTccagttttacttttagttttaatattttagggCTGCCAAAGTTAATGTTCAAACTGTGtcttttcaaattttttaacaTCTGCATGGATGAATGTGGTTAAGGGATTGGTGTACACGGATACAGGACAATCTTATCAAAGcaaatggacaaataaataaccattttttgttgttgttgttttttacagcTGGTAAATCCCCAAATGTTTGCCATATTGAATGATCCATGGTCAGTTTTTCTCATTCTTTGTAACTGACAACAAACTGTCAGCTTCCTGCTCCACATAGCTACATTTTTCTGCGTACGGATATGTCTTGACATGCATGGGAGAATTACGTATGCAATTTCCTGTGAAATCCATTCTGACAGctctaaaatataaattgtgtATTTAGGTAAAGGCATGGTTTGGAAGATGGATTTTTTACACACTCAAAGATTTGCAAAGGTTTcaagttttatataatatactgagtttaaaagaaaacaaaaaacttttaacttaaaaatttaatttcaacttaatttgttttttgcagtcctattagtttttattaacaaaaaaaaaaaaaacacagtaccAGGCTTTGAGTAGGCTAGTAAAGTTCTTCTGCACCTGTCATGAAACTGTTGGCACAAAGTCTGAAGCTCATAGTTGTCTAGAAAGTCACAATATAGAATCAAGATTTGTCACTGGAATTCAATAATTATTCCGATAAGGAAGTGTTGACATACTTTTGGCCATGTTAAGCTTTTCATTTGTTTGCGTGACAAAACTGTCAAAACTGACAAAAAGGCATTTTTAAGTGATTGAAGAAATGGCTTCATGTGTCTTTTCACACCTGTATACACTAATAAACTCGGTTAGCAAGTACAAAAAACCTgtttttaaactgaaaatggaagaaaaaacaACTCACGCAAGAACAGCACATGAAGACGATAGCAAGGGACTCCACGATTCCCGCGGTACCCACTATCCATGTGAGCCGCAGGAAAAGAATCACTCCCAGAATGTTCTGCATGCAGGGCAGGAACACACCTATAAATGTGCCCATCTGAGGGCCCTTGAAACAGATTGACACACAAAACGAAAACATGAGATGGCAACAAAATGTCTGCGGAAGCTGTGAATTCAATGCGTGTTTGAGAGTCTGTTAACCATTTCGGTGCGAGTCAGTTTGGAGACTCACATTTACGGTGACCCTCTGAATCCCATCCTCACTCTCAGCCTCCTCGTGCTCGACGGCCCCCTGGGTTATGTTGGTGTAGTTGGCCAGTTTATTGAGGAGAGATGACACCATTGGTGTGCTGTCCATCTCATCCTGTGATAGAGGAGCCaaataattaatacataaaGCATTGCATTGGAACTTAGAGACACTATATAAATAAGgtgaagtattttattttaacataatgtTCTCAAACAGTGATAGCTGATGCATAAAGATGAAAGGGTTGCTTTTAAGCAGTTTGTTAGCCTACCTCATAGAGAGCCATATTCTTGCCATAGATGCTGTCATCATGATCCGTACTGATTAAGGAGCTGGTTTCTCTGGGAGTCTCGTCACCTGGCAAATGAGAGAAAACATAAATAAGGTTTAAATCAGAGACAGGCTGATTTTTAGTTTAAAGGCTGGAATATGCTACACCATTTAGAAAAAATGAAAGATATTTAATCTAAGGGTTATAAAATggatttttaatgtaaattgcTACATACCAGACTTTTAAGTCActccaaacacaacaaactcacacagaaacatgCACCTCATTGTTAGAAGATGCATAACAGacttttttttccacagaattgtgagatataaactcacaattgtgagttataaagttatataacacaattctgactttatttctcagaataaCAGTTTTTAACTcgcaattatgagtttatatcacacaattctgagaaaaaagtcacctttttattaccttttttattttttattcagtggcggaaacaggcttccataatatggtacaaaaaaaaaaaaaagttagaagTGTTAACTCAACTTGAAAAGGTTTGTTCTTGTCTTGggaaaacattacaaaactCAAATTTTCCACATAACTCTTCATCTGTTATTTTAGTCAAGAAATGTAACTGAAACCTTTCATTTAGACACTGTTGAAACAAATAAAGGGTCACGTCATCTTTGAAATAACCCGCAAAGTGTTTAATGTCagtatgttgtttaatatgccaTGATTGTTTGCATTCACCATATATATGCAGCAAACAAGCATTAGATATTTTgcttaaactttatttttataatccACTTTTGACATtatactaactataagtaactttgcaactacatgtcaactaatgctcattaatttgcaaataCATGTTTACTAACTCTTagagtagaataagttgacatatacttgcaaagtttctcagagTCAATTTCATATTTTCTAGATCCATCAAAAAAGTGTTAGAATATATTAAGCAGACTGTCTACTAATACTcaaatgactgctagttgacatgtagttgcaaaatagcttactgttagtagaatgtctaaagtggactatcgaaatcgctaaagtgttaccgatatttTTCTAAAAGACATTTGAAACTGTGAATTGTGATatgttttttaatatgtttta
This portion of the Onychostoma macrolepis isolate SWU-2019 chromosome 02, ASM1243209v1, whole genome shotgun sequence genome encodes:
- the slc12a7a gene encoding LOW QUALITY PROTEIN: solute carrier family 12 member 7 (The sequence of the model RefSeq protein was modified relative to this genomic sequence to represent the inferred CDS: inserted 1 base in 1 codon), whose translation is MPTNFTVLPVEDTPLSNPDYDGEIMKEEDKEEPYTAAGPNSGDETPRETSSLISTDHDDSIYGKNMALYEDEMDSTPMVSSLLNKLANYTNITQGAVEHEEAESEDGIQRVTVNGPQMGTFIGVFLPCMQNILGVILFLRLTWIVGTAGIVESLAIVFMCCSCTMLTAISMSAIATNGVVPAGGSYYMISRALGPEFGGAVGLCFYLGTTFAGSMYILGTMEIFLIYIMPNAAVFKTEPGEPTGMQNNMRIYGTCCLVIMTLVVFVGVKYVNKMALVFLSCVMLSIMAIYAGVIQSAIKPPNSQICLLGNRTLQNSGFDKCLKTDLINNVTTPTQLWKLFCKGGIENETCDEYFTLNNLTEIQAVPGLLSGVISDNMWGHYGQYKTIVEKEGQSSERASDNSNDVPIYVLNDISTFFTLLVGIYFPSVTGIMAGSNRSGDLRDPQRSIPTGTIMAIATTSIIYLSCVVLFGACIEGVALRDKYGESVKGTLAVATLAWPSSWVIVIGSFFSCCGAGLQSLTGAPRILQAIARDGIMPFLQVFGRSKPNGEPTWALLLTAAICEIGILIGSLDHVAPILSMFFLMCYLFVNLACAVQTLLRTPNWRPRFKFYHWSLSFLGMSLSLSLMFVSSWYYALVVILFSGCIYKYIEYRGAEKEWGDGIRGLSLNAAQYALIKLEEAPPHTKNWRPQLLVXLKLDSDLGVKHPRLLSFTSQLKAGKGLTIVCSVLEGTYMARDADAKLSEKNIKAAMAKEKTKGFCHVVVSSNQRDGFSHLIQSAGLGGMKHNAVLMAWPANWKQAESSLSWKNFIETVRETTAAHQALLVAKNIDTFPTNQDRLAEGTIDVWWIVHDGGLLMLLPFLLRQHKVWRRCKMRIFTVAQMDDNSIQMKKDLQMFLYHLRLDAKVEVVEMQAGDISAFTYEKTLVMEQRSQMLKQMQLSKTEWEREIQSISDESRNSIKRKPYGEKPTQSNKFQVPTIILDEEAQLIHDRNTKSHATLNDKATPTSDRVHMTWTKEKLISERNRHREAHMTVRDIFNMKPEWENLDQTNVRRMHTAVKLNEVVVNKSQGAQLVLLNMPGPPKNKGGDENYMEFLEVLIEGLDRVLLVRGSGREVITIYS